The Amblyomma americanum isolate KBUSLIRL-KWMA chromosome 3, ASM5285725v1, whole genome shotgun sequence genome window below encodes:
- the LOC144123442 gene encoding NPC intracellular cholesterol transporter 2 homolog a-like yields MAGWSSASAPALVAALAVLLTALLARAGFSVVDFNSCGGEVLQVRVDPCDKLPCTFRKGRSAKIEMDFHSVNNQSRVSVAIMGKAGGVLLPLPFNQKNGCISSGLDCPLQAGRNYTVTRAVKVYRIYPKMEILAVFQVSGKEGDVLACVEFPIHIT; encoded by the exons ATGGCCGGTTGGAGTTCGGCGTCGGCCCCTGCGCTGGTGGCAGCGTTGGCCGTCCTGCTCACGGCACTGCTGGCGAGGGCCGGCTTCAGCGTCGTGGATTTCAACTCCTGCG GTGGCGAAGTGCTGCAAGTCCGCGTAGACCCCTGCGATAAACTGCCGTGCACATTCAGGAAAGGCCGGTCGGCAAAGATTGAGATGGACTTTCACAGTG TCAACAACCAGTCTCGAGTGAGCGTAGCCATCATGGGCAAGGCGGGCGGAGTGCTGCTACCGCTACCGTTCAACCAGAAGAACGGCTGCATCAGCTCGGGCCTCGACTGTCCCCTACAAGCCGGCCGGAACTACACTGTCACACGCGCAGTCAAGGTCTACCGGATCTACCCCAAG ATGGAAATTCTCGCAGTCTTCCAAGTGAGCGGGAAAGAAGGAGATGTGCTCGCCTGTGTCGAGTTTCCCATACACATCACATGA